The Deltaproteobacteria bacterium region ATATGTACCAACACGTAATGGAGATACACTGGTATTCTCATTATTAGTAAATGATTATCAAAGTCCGGTGAGTGAAGTCTGGCAAGTACAAAACAAAATTGGTGCATTAATGGCGCGTATGCGTTTTCTCAATACACCAGAATCCATGGCTGAAGCTACATCAACTGAAGTTAGGGAGGTGGCGATTCCATGACTTCGCTAACCACCAAACCTAATCAAGAACTATCAGAACTGGCTGAGGCTGTTAAACTGCTTCGCATTGCTTATGAAAAATATTTTGCAGGTGTAGAACGCGTAGAACCCTTAAAAGAACGCACTAAGGTAAAAAAACAGCTTAATAGATTGCTTGGTGATACAAATAAAAACACCGCACGAAGGTTTCGCTTACAATCAATCCAAGCTACTTTAATTACATTCGAACAACACTGGAATCGTATCACCAATCAAATTGAAAAAGGCACTTTTAAGCGTGATCGTATACGGGCCCAAAAATTAATATCTAGTGAAGATACTAAACCAAATGGAGTTCTTGCGAATAGTAATAATCAAAATGCAATAAGTTCAACGGCCTTGCCTCAAACAAAAAATGACATAATTACCGTAAACTCAAACGAAACAAAACAAGCCGTCTCTATTGCGAAAAACAATACCCCACCACCTCTGCCAACAAAAAATTCTCGATCAAACTCCATCTCTATGTCACCTACAAATAATCACGTGCCAACTGCAACTCCAAGGTCATCTTCAAATACAACTAGTATAAACAAACATCCTCTTTCATCTTCGCCATATTCAGATCAAATAAATCAACTTCATGTTCAGTATATACAGGCACGAAAAAACATTGGAGTATTAGAACCAGTCTCAATTGATGCCTTTGCAAAAACGTTGCACAAACAAGAGTCGACTTTGCGTGAACGATTGAACTGCCGTGAAGTTGAATTTAAAGTTGCGATTAAAGATGGGAAAGTAGTTTTAAAGGCTACGCCGCATTAAAGCAGTTTCAAATAGAATTGATCTAAAGCTTAATTAAAAACTACCGGGCTGCTCGGGCTAAATTTGCGACCATAGAACGGTCAGTAAAGAAACGCACAGCATTATCTAACGAACTCTCCATAACTTCCGCCATAAATAGACGAAAATCACGCTCTTGTCCGCGTAGTGCTTCATAATAATGCTGTCGATCTGAAGAATGAATAATAATTGGCATATAACCAGCGCGAATTAAAACAAAATTAGCGCATAAGCGACCAATCGTGCCACTGTGTTGTGAAAATGGAAATACTCGCATAAAACGATGGTGGACATTTGCAGCAAACTCTATTGGATGTTGATCTCGTTCTGGTTTTGCCTTTAAATAATCGAGCGCTTTTTGTAGTAAAGTTGGTATGTTGACTGGCTGTGCTATTTCATGAAAATATGTTCGGTGAATCGGAATATCTTTGCGATAAACACCAGCCATATCAGGATCATTTACCAATAATCCATGTAATTCTTTTAAAAATGGTATAGTAATAATAAAACGCTTTTGTTGCGCCCTTGCCCGCATCATGTCGATACATATTTTTTGGTTTTTAATTGCGGTATAAGTAGGCAGAAGACTTACATCGCTGACAATTTTCTTTTCGATAGCACTCTTAATTTCAGGATAGGTAAGGACTACTCCTTCAAGACCGTTTTCATGATAAATCCATGAAATATCATACATATCCTGAAATTTCATTGGAGCCCAACCGCTATTAGCGATTGCCTCTTTGGCTGCCTCGGCCCTGTCTTCGATCTCAAGATAGCGTTGCTTTATTGCGCTGTCATGATCGAATATGCTCAGATCCATTTTTCTTGCCTCGTCTGTTGCTCGATATGCTGGAAAAAGTCCAATAACTATAATTCCAATCGGCTATATGTACGCGACACCTCTTAATTAAATGAAGATAAGACCTCCTTGTGTTAAACACACCACTCTCTGCTTGGCAAATAGCCATCAGGTGGAATGTAAAAATTTACTGCCAAAACCAACCGACTTATCTACACTTATAAAAGTGTATTCAATAGAGATACAGGTTACCCTGAGCGTTGAAGCTTCGCAATTCATTGTTTCAATAGAAGAACTTTAACTAATTAAACAATTTATCCACACTTATCAACAAGTTAGTAACTTTTTGGGAGACACTTATCCACAACTAGATTTTTTTTGTGTACATAAGATCATAACAATTGACAGAAAAGATCTTTTTCAAACCCTAATAATACATAATAGCTACGGTAATAAGTCGACTTGCATGGCTAATTATAACCCATCTAAAAAAGGACTTATTAAGGTATTATTTTGCATAAGTACTTGATTTTATTTGTTCTTTTTTTCGCGCAGTGCGTTGTTTAGCTTTAATATTTCGTGACATTCTTTTACGTTTTTGTTTACTTTTTGAATTTGGCATGTTATTTCCTCTTTTTGATGAGTAATTTATTTAGCAGCCCTCAATAATCATGACGCGCTACTAAAGCAAGTATCAGTTAAGCTGAACACCAATAAAAAATTTAGTCTCTTATTTTAAATATTAAGATCGGCCTGTAAACTTATTAGCTATTAAATGAGTTATTAATAACTTATAGATTACTTGACAGTTATTATAATTACACGTAACGCAAATCAATTAGTTATAAAACCTTACCAAAATTTCATGAGGTTAGGCATGACGTTTCTCGGGATCGACCTGGGGACTTCTGAGATTAAAGCACTATTAATTGACGATTACGGCAGTATTATTACCTCTACTGGAGCGCCTCTCTCTGTATCGAGACCGCAACCATTATATTCAGAACAAAAACCAGAAGATTGGTGGCAAGCAACTTTAATCGCTGTTGATGCTATTAAAAAATCACATCCGCAGCAACTCTCGCAAACCCGTGGTATAGGTCTATCAGGCCAAATGCACGGTGCCACATT contains the following coding sequences:
- a CDS encoding Fic family protein, giving the protein MDLSIFDHDSAIKQRYLEIEDRAEAAKEAIANSGWAPMKFQDMYDISWIYHENGLEGVVLTYPEIKSAIEKKIVSDVSLLPTYTAIKNQKICIDMMRARAQQKRFIITIPFLKELHGLLVNDPDMAGVYRKDIPIHRTYFHEIAQPVNIPTLLQKALDYLKAKPERDQHPIEFAANVHHRFMRVFPFSQHSGTIGRLCANFVLIRAGYMPIIIHSSDRQHYYEALRGQERDFRLFMAEVMESSLDNAVRFFTDRSMVANLARAAR